One window of Lawsonibacter asaccharolyticus genomic DNA carries:
- a CDS encoding phage integrase SAM-like domain protein, with protein MSEHRPALEHIQAYADHLRLEEKSAATVEKYLRDVRAFARWLEGREITKERTAAWKTHLVERGYAPASVNAMLSALNSLLDFLGFGDCRVKFLKVQRRMFRDDSRDLTRSDYNALTAAAKAQNKTRLALLMEAICATGIRVSEVQYITVEAARAGRAEVALKGKIRTILIPSKLCRKLLKYAKQQKTASGEIFLTRNGTPLSRRQIWAEMKGLCKTAGVAASEVFPHNLRHLFAAAFYRASRDIVKLADVLGHSSLETTRIYLLTSGAEHQRQLDRLGLVS; from the coding sequence ATGAGCGAACACAGACCAGCATTGGAACACATCCAGGCGTATGCGGACCATCTTCGGCTGGAAGAAAAAAGCGCCGCCACCGTAGAGAAATATCTGCGGGACGTCCGGGCCTTCGCCCGCTGGCTGGAGGGGCGGGAGATCACCAAGGAGCGGACGGCGGCGTGGAAGACCCATTTGGTGGAGCGGGGCTACGCCCCCGCCAGCGTCAATGCCATGCTCTCCGCCCTGAACAGTCTGCTGGACTTTCTGGGCTTCGGGGACTGCCGGGTGAAGTTTCTCAAGGTCCAGCGGCGAATGTTCCGGGATGACAGCCGGGACCTGACCCGGTCCGACTACAACGCCCTCACCGCTGCGGCAAAGGCGCAGAACAAAACGCGGCTGGCTCTGTTGATGGAGGCCATCTGCGCCACCGGCATCCGGGTCAGCGAGGTGCAGTATATTACCGTGGAGGCGGCCAGAGCGGGCCGGGCGGAGGTCGCCCTGAAAGGCAAGATCCGCACCATCCTCATCCCCAGCAAGCTGTGCCGCAAGCTGCTGAAATACGCCAAACAGCAAAAAACCGCTTCCGGCGAGATCTTTCTCACCAGAAACGGGACGCCCCTCAGCCGCCGTCAGATCTGGGCGGAGATGAAGGGGCTGTGCAAGACGGCGGGGGTCGCGGCCAGCGAGGTCTTTCCCCACAACCTTCGCCATCTGTTCGCCGCGGCCTTTTACCGGGCCAGCCGTGACATCGTGAAGCTGGCGGATGTGCTGGGCCATTCCAGCCTCGAGACCACACGCATCTACCTCCTGACCTCCGGGGCGGAACACCAGCGGCAGCTGGACCGACTGGGACTTGTATCGTAA